In Microcella indica, the genomic window TCGCCCGTGCTGCTCGCGATGGGCTACGACCCCGACACGGCGCGCACGGCGATCCGCTTCACCTGGGGCGCCTCCACAAATCAGGAGTCGCTCGACGCCGCCGTGCGCACTCTCGCGGAATCAGCGGCGATTCTGCGCGGCGAACGCTGACGAGCAGCGCGATCTCCTGAATTGTTGAGGCGCGGGCGGGGGAGCGCCCACGGCGCAGGCGCACGCGCGATACTGGGGCGGTGCCGACCTACCGAGATGAAGCCGTCGTGCTGCGCACCCACAAGCTGGGCGAAGCCGACCGCATCATCACGATGCTCGGCCGGCAGCACGGCAAGATCCGCGCGGTCGCGAAGGGCGTGCGCCGCACGGCGAGCCGCTTCGGCAGCCGCCTCGAGCCGTTCATGGTCGCCGACCTGCAGCTGTACCGCGGCCGCAGCCTCGACATCATCCAGCAGGCGGTGAGCCTCGGCTCGTACGGCGACGAGATCAGCGCCGACTACGCCCGATACACGGCCGCGAGCGCGATGGTCGAGACGGCCGACAAGGTCACGGGCGACGACGGCGGCGGCCCCCAGCAGTACCTCCTCCTCGTGGGAGCCCTGCGCTCTCTCTCGCGCGGCGAGCACCACGCGAGCCTCACGCTCGACTCGTACCTGCTGCGCGCGCTGTCGATCGCGGGCTGGGCGCCGACCTTCGCCGACTGCGCGGTGACGGGCGCGCCAGGCCCGCACAGCGCGTTCGTCGTGCAACTGGGCGGCATGGTGGCGGATGGCGTGGCGCCTCCCGGCGCCCCGCGCCTGAGCCCGGCCACGCTCGAGCTGCTCGGCGCCCTCCTGACCGGCGACTGGCCGACCGCGGACGCCGCCGACGAGCGCACCCGTGCGCAGGCGAGCGGGCTCATCGCCGCCTACACGCAGTTCCACCTCGAGCGCGGGCTGCGCTCGCTGCCCCATGTCGACCGCACCCTGCACGTCGAGCCCGCGCTGCACCTCGCCGCCGAGGAACGCCCTCGCCCCGCGCCGGTGACCTCCACAACTCAGGAGTTTGCGTGAGCAGAGCATCCCGACACGCCGAACCGCTGCGCCCTCTCGACTGGACGGGCGAGCATCCTCCTGAATTGCGGAGAGAAGTCGTGCCGCAGCACGTCGCCATCGTCATGGACGGCAACGGCCGCTGGGCCAACCGCCAGGGCCTCACGCGCGTCGAGGGCCACCGCGCGGGCGAGGCGAGCCTGCTCGATGTCGTCGCGGGCGCCGTGCAGATCGGCGTGAAGCACTTGAGCGTCTACGCGTTCAGCACCGAGAACTGGAACCGCAGCCCCGACGAGGTGCGCTTCCTCATGGGCTTCAACCGGGAGGTGCTGCGCCGCCGTCGCGACCAGCTCGACGCCTGGAACGTGCGCATCCGCTGGGCGGGGCGTCGCCCTCGACTGTGGCGCAGCGTCATCAGCGAGCTCGAGGAGGCGCAGGCCCGCACGGCCGGGAACACGGGCCTCACGCTGACGATGTGCGTCAACTACGGCGGCCGCGTCGAGATCGTGGATGCTGTGCGCGCGATCGGCGAGGAGGTCGCCGCCGGGCGGCTCACGCCGAGCCGCATCACCGAGCGCACGATCGCCCGCCACCTCTACGAGCCCGACCAGCCCGACGTCGACCTGTTCGTGCGCTCGAGCGGCGAGCAGCGCACGAGCAACTTCCTGCCGTGGCAGAGCGCCTACGCCGAGATGGTGTTCCTCGACACTCTGTGGCCCGACTTCCGGCGCCGCCACCTGTGGGATGCGATCGCCGACTACGCCTCGCGCGACCGCCGCTTCGGTGGCGCGGTCGACGCGCCCGCCGGCCAGTAGCGCGCAGCGAGGCGACACCCGCATCGCGCCGACATGAGCATCTGAGCAGTCGAGGATGCTCGACTCGCGCCCCTCGCGGGTGAATGCTGTCGGCATGACCATCAG contains:
- a CDS encoding isoprenyl transferase, which translates into the protein MSRASRHAEPLRPLDWTGEHPPELRREVVPQHVAIVMDGNGRWANRQGLTRVEGHRAGEASLLDVVAGAVQIGVKHLSVYAFSTENWNRSPDEVRFLMGFNREVLRRRRDQLDAWNVRIRWAGRRPRLWRSVISELEEAQARTAGNTGLTLTMCVNYGGRVEIVDAVRAIGEEVAAGRLTPSRITERTIARHLYEPDQPDVDLFVRSSGEQRTSNFLPWQSAYAEMVFLDTLWPDFRRRHLWDAIADYASRDRRFGGAVDAPAGQ
- the recO gene encoding DNA repair protein RecO — protein: MPTYRDEAVVLRTHKLGEADRIITMLGRQHGKIRAVAKGVRRTASRFGSRLEPFMVADLQLYRGRSLDIIQQAVSLGSYGDEISADYARYTAASAMVETADKVTGDDGGGPQQYLLLVGALRSLSRGEHHASLTLDSYLLRALSIAGWAPTFADCAVTGAPGPHSAFVVQLGGMVADGVAPPGAPRLSPATLELLGALLTGDWPTADAADERTRAQASGLIAAYTQFHLERGLRSLPHVDRTLHVEPALHLAAEERPRPAPVTSTTQEFA